The stretch of DNA CGGCATTCAGCTACGCGCCATACCCGGACAGGCCCAGGCGCCCTTATGCCCTGTTCTGGCTTGCACCCGCAGGGATTCACCGTTTCATCGGTTCCCGCCGCTACGTTCAACGGGTTAACTCGCGCAACCTATGTGCGCTTCTCGCCCTGAGGCTCGGCCGTTTCATCACTGACGGCGGGGCGTGTCGTTTCTGTGTCATTGCCATGACTCTCGCCACCCGCACTTGCATGCGGCTGCGTACCTGGTCGGTGGGGGGACTTTCCTCAGCAGCCCGAAGGCCACCGTCAGCCGCACTCTCCCTCTCCTCTTAATAGTATAGACGCACGTGAATATATCAGTAATGATTGCGCTGACCAGTGAGGAGGGCGGGACCGCTGTGCACCTTGCACGCACCGCCCTCGAAACAGAACTCAGCGGGGGAACGTTTACCCTTCCCCCGCTGCCCCGGATCTTTTCTGAAATGCGGGGCGTATTCGTCACACTCACCGAGGACGGCGATCTGCGGGGCTGCATCGGCCTGCCGTACCCGGTGATGCCCCTCGGCGAGGGGATCGTGCACGCGGCACTCTCCGCAGCCCTTGAAGACCCGCGCTTTTTGCCGGTCCGGGCAGAAGAGCTCTCCAGGATCAGGATCGAGGTGACCGTCCTCTCAGAGCCCGAGCCTCTCACCTGTCCGCCGTCTGAACGCGCCGATCATGTGGAGGTCGGACGGCACGGTCTGATCCTCTCCGGGGCCGGCAGGAGCGGGCTTCTGCTCCCGCAGGTGGCGACCGAGTACGGCTGGGACGCCCGGGCGTTTCTCGACCACACCTGCACGAAGGCCGGGCTTCCGCCCGGGTGCTGGCGGCGGGAGGATGTCGAGACATTCACCTTTGAAGGGCAGATCTTCCATGAGGAGGAGGCGTGAATGGGCATCTCGTTTGAGGTCCTCCAGAAGGACATCGCCGGCAGGATCGGTCGGCTCAGGGTAGGAGAGAAGACGGTGAAGACGCCGGCACTCCTCCCGGTCGTCAACCCGCACCTCCCGATCATCACGCCCCGCGAGATGCAGGAGATGGGAGTCGAGGCGATCATCACCAACGCCTACATCTTCTCGAAGAGCGCCGACTTCAGGGAGCGCGCCCTTTCCGAGGGGCTCCACTCGGTCCTCGGTTTCGATGGCGTCATCATGACCGATTCAGGCTCCTTCCAGCTGATGGTCTATGGCGAAGTGGAGATCACCAACCTCCAGACCCTCGGGTTCCAGAAGGCGATCGGTTCGGATATCATCGTCCCCCTCGATATCCCGACCACGCCGGATGCCGACCGGGAGCGGGCAGAGCAGGAACTTGCGATCACCCTGGGCAGGATCAGGGAGGCCCGGGCATTCCTGGGGCCCGACGCCCAGCTGGCAGGCCCGGTGCAGGGCGCTCTCTTCCCCGAGCTGCGGCAGTATGCCGGCAGCGCCGTGCAGGAGATCGGCTTCGACTTCTGCCCGATCGGCGCGGTCGTCCCCCTGATGGAGAACTACCGCTACAAGGATCTGGTCGATGTGGTGCTGGCGGCAAAGCGCGGCCTCTCGCCCTCGACCTGCGTCCACCTCTTCGGCGCCGGTCACCCGGCGATGTTCGCCCTCGGCGTTGCCATGGGCTGTGACATATTCGACTCGGCCGCCTACGCCCTCTTTGCAAAGGACGGCCGCTACCTCACCACCTACGGGAGCCTGAAGGTGGAAGAGCTCAGCGAGCTCCCCTGCCCCTGCGCCGTCTGC from Methanofollis liminatans DSM 4140 encodes:
- a CDS encoding TIGR00296 family protein, giving the protein MIALTSEEGGTAVHLARTALETELSGGTFTLPPLPRIFSEMRGVFVTLTEDGDLRGCIGLPYPVMPLGEGIVHAALSAALEDPRFLPVRAEELSRIRIEVTVLSEPEPLTCPPSERADHVEVGRHGLILSGAGRSGLLLPQVATEYGWDARAFLDHTCTKAGLPPGCWRREDVETFTFEGQIFHEEEA
- the tgtA gene encoding tRNA guanosine(15) transglycosylase TgtA; translated protein: MGISFEVLQKDIAGRIGRLRVGEKTVKTPALLPVVNPHLPIITPREMQEMGVEAIITNAYIFSKSADFRERALSEGLHSVLGFDGVIMTDSGSFQLMVYGEVEITNLQTLGFQKAIGSDIIVPLDIPTTPDADRERAEQELAITLGRIREARAFLGPDAQLAGPVQGALFPELRQYAGSAVQEIGFDFCPIGAVVPLMENYRYKDLVDVVLAAKRGLSPSTCVHLFGAGHPAMFALGVAMGCDIFDSAAYALFAKDGRYLTTYGSLKVEELSELPCPCAVCRNHTADELKRSPDRERLLALHNLYVTLAEIARIRQAITDGTLWELLDTRCRSHPRLLEAYREFLRHTGELERNDNVSKRRFFYQGSESCMRTEVVHYQRTLDRVSLGGRVLVTLTGSSPGGYDDVLFFKPPFGPYPQGLSETFPIGQSEIPYWDDDMVRTGCRGIARLAESHPESAITVLCPAEWTAFVRNELPEIEVLDEHAV